One Fundulus heteroclitus isolate FHET01 chromosome 11, MU-UCD_Fhet_4.1, whole genome shotgun sequence DNA segment encodes these proteins:
- the LOC105924548 gene encoding olfactory receptor 52K1-like: MENYTYNSPTLQLEGLKVKDDSVRLVFFLFLFSYIIFMIMNLGILTIICIVKSLHQPMYVLFCNLTISDIIGSTHILPRLLSDMLLPPSERLISYYECVIQAFITHMFGTTSHTVLMVMAFDRYVAICQPLYYSTIMTGRMIVKLIVFSWGVPFVLVVILLGLTVRLNRCRTLITNPFCDNASLFKLSCESVVFNNIFGLSFTVLLFVSSIGCMVLTYGKITAVCLATKNKTLNSKAMKTCSTHLVVYLIMSLSGITFIVLHRFPQYSDYRKLSAILFVIVPGSLNPIIYGLQSKEIRSFLYKLLLSRKCLPSCETKSLIKPWKDF; this comes from the coding sequence ATGGAGAACTACACCTACAACAGTCCTACACTCCAGCTGGAGGGCTTGAAGGTCAAAGATGATTCTGTACGCCTCgtctttttcctgtttctgttttcctaCATAATTTTTATGATCATGAATCTGGGTATTTTAACAATCATTTGCATTGTAAAGAGCCTTCATCAGCCCATGTATGTGCTGTTTTGTAACCTAACCATCAGTGATATTATAGGAAGTACTCACATTTTACCCCGTCTGCTGTCAGACATGTTACTGCCCCCTTCTGAGCGTCTCATCAGTTATTATGAATGCGTGATTCAAGCTTTTATAACACACATGTTCGGCACCACTTCACACACTGTGCTGATGGTTATGGCGTTTGACAGATATGTGGCCATCTGTCAACCTCTGTACTACAGCACAATAATGACCGGCAGAATGATTGTAAAGCTGATAGTGTTTTCCTGGGGGGTACCCTTCGTTTTGGTTGTGATTCTGCTGGGCCTGACTGTAAGGCTGAACCGATGCCGGACTCTCATCACCAACCCTTTCTGTGACAATGCCTCACTATTTAAGCTCTCCTGTGAGAGTGTGGTTTTTAATAACATCTTTGGTCTGTCTTTCACTGTGCTGCTGTTTGTATCGTCTATTGGCTGCATGGTTCTCACCTATGGTAAGATCACGGCAGTCTGTTTGGCTACTAAGAACAAAACACTGAACAGTAAAGCGATGAAGACCTGCAGCACTCATCTGGTTGTGTATCTCATTATGTCACTGAGTGGCATTACGTTTATTGTTCTCCATCGGTTCCCTCAATATTCAGACTACAGAAAACTCTCTGCCATTCTGTTTGTTATTGTGCCAGGCAGCCTGAACCCTATTATTTATGGTTTACAGTCCAAAGAAATAAGAAGTTTCTTATACAAACTACTTCTTTCTCGAAAATGTTTGCCATCATGTGAAACTAAATCCTTGATTAAACCTTGGAAagatttttga
- the LOC118564440 gene encoding olfactory receptor 52N5-like, producing MENYTYNSPTLQLEGLKVKDDSVRLVFFLFLFSYIIFMVMNLGILTIICIEKSLHQPMYVLFCNLTISDIIGSTHILPRLLSDMLLPPSERLISYYECVIQAFITHMFGTTSHTVLMVMAFDRYVAICQPLYYSTIMTGRMIVKLIVFSWVVPFVFVVILLGLTVRLNRCRTLITNPFCDNASLFKLSCESVVINNIFGLSFTVLLFVSSIGCMVLTYGKITAVCLATKNKTLNSKAMKTCSTHLVVYLIMSLSGITIIVLHRFPQYSDYRKLSAILFVIVPGSLNPIIYGLQSKEIRSFLYKLFLS from the coding sequence ATGGAGAACTACACCTACAACAGTCCTACACTCCAGCTGGAGGGCTTGAAGGTCAAAGATGATTCAGTACGCCTtgtctttttcctgtttctgttttcctaCATAATTTTTATGGTCATGAATCTGGGTATTTTAACAATCATTTGCATTGAAAAGAGCCTTCATCAGCCCATGTATGTGCTGTTTTGTAACCTGACCATCAGTGATATTATAGGAAGTACTCACATTTTACCCCGTCTCCTGTCAGACATGTTACTGCCCCCTTCTGAGCGTCTCATCAGTTATTATGAATGCGTGATTCAAGCTTTTATAACACACATGTTCGGCACCACTTCACACACTGTACTGATGGTTATGGCATTTGACAGATATGTGGCCATCTGTCAACCTCTGTACTACAGCACAATAATGACCGGCAGAATGATTGTAAAGCTGATAGTGTTTTCCTGGGTGGTaccctttgtttttgttgtgattCTGCTGGGCCTGACTGTAAGGCTGAACCGATGCCGGACTCTCATCACCAACCCTTTCTGTGACAATGCCTCACTATTTAAGCTCTCCTGTGAGAGTGTGGTTATTAATAACATCTTTGGTCTGTCTTTCACTGTGCTGCTGTTTGTATCGTCTATTGGCTGCATGGTTCTCACCTATGGTAAGATCACGGCAGTCTGTTTGGCTACTAAGAACAAAACACTGAACAGTAAAGCGATGAAGACCTGCAGCACTCATCTGGTTGTGTATCTCATTATGTCACTAAGTGGCATTACGATTATTGTTCTCCATCGGTTCCCTCAATATTCAGACTACAGAAAACTCTCTGCCATTCTGTTCGTTATTGTGCCAGGCAGCCTGAACCCTATTATTTATGGTTTACAGTCCAAAGAAATAAGAAGTTTCTTATACAAACTATTtctttcttga